The Chloroflexota bacterium genome window below encodes:
- a CDS encoding GNAT family N-acetyltransferase: MGAEDVTITEGLAAEHVEDALRILFGAFAKKLHIGFRDADDFVRLFRDGVNPAACLSATASGELLGILGLQSPGGELYDFRPKSLFLRFSPWRAVLILANMLVLYSPPRKDALVVDQLAVAPSARGRGIGTLLLEAAETRGRAMGMPKMALSVISENEGAIRLYERMGYVRTQAIGGTLVRMVARSAEVWHMEKELG; encoded by the coding sequence GTGGGCGCGGAAGACGTCACCATCACGGAGGGTCTCGCGGCCGAGCACGTCGAGGACGCGCTGCGGATACTGTTCGGGGCCTTCGCGAAGAAGCTGCACATCGGGTTCCGCGACGCCGACGACTTCGTCCGGCTGTTCCGCGACGGCGTCAACCCGGCGGCCTGCCTCTCGGCCACCGCGTCCGGCGAGTTGCTCGGCATCCTGGGGCTCCAATCGCCCGGCGGGGAGCTCTACGATTTCCGGCCCAAGTCCCTGTTCCTGCGCTTCTCGCCGTGGCGAGCCGTCCTCATCCTCGCCAACATGCTCGTCCTGTACTCGCCGCCGCGGAAGGACGCGCTGGTCGTTGACCAGCTTGCCGTTGCGCCGTCAGCACGCGGCAGGGGCATCGGCACGCTGCTGCTGGAGGCGGCGGAGACGAGGGGGCGCGCGATGGGGATGCCAAAGATGGCCCTCAGCGTAATCTCGGAGAACGAGGGCGCCATCCGCCTGTACGAGCGCATGGGGTACGTGCGGACGCAGGCAATCGGAGGCACGCTGGTGCGCATGGTGGCCAGGTCGGCGGAGGTGTGGCACATGGAGAAGGAGCTGGGGTGA
- a CDS encoding alpha-hydroxy acid oxidase, translating into MADFVSTEEIIQLARRRVHQGVWDYLVGGSESETTLRRNRLAFDRLAFRPRVLRDVSSIDTSTTFLGHKLRIPVVLAPVGSLQVFDPEGGVAATRAAAEYGIMHVLSSVTAPTLEETANCVDYPKMFQLYVHGDWAWIEDIIGRVVEADYKALCVTVDVQHYSRRERVMVERWVQPTRRAPRDPYYGAALTWDLMDRIRDLAGLPFMIKGIATVEDALIAVDHGVDVIWVSNHGGRQLDHGLGSMEVLQEIVEAVDGRAEVIVDGGVLRGSDVLKAVALGAKAVAIGKLQAWGLSAAGSDGVVNMLQILEDEMRSAMGLLGVTSMDELGPEFVTKTDAVVTSPHEMSAWVNMPSDRIG; encoded by the coding sequence ATGGCCGATTTTGTGAGCACGGAAGAGATCATCCAACTCGCGCGGCGGCGCGTGCACCAGGGCGTCTGGGACTACCTCGTCGGCGGGTCCGAGTCCGAGACGACGCTGCGGCGCAACCGGCTGGCCTTCGACCGGCTTGCCTTCCGGCCGCGAGTGCTGCGCGACGTGTCGAGCATCGACACCTCGACGACGTTCCTGGGGCACAAGCTGCGCATTCCCGTGGTGCTGGCGCCCGTCGGGTCGCTGCAGGTCTTCGACCCGGAGGGCGGCGTGGCGGCGACGCGGGCCGCGGCGGAGTACGGCATCATGCACGTGCTGAGCTCAGTCACGGCGCCCACGCTGGAGGAGACGGCCAACTGCGTCGACTACCCCAAGATGTTCCAGCTCTACGTTCACGGCGACTGGGCATGGATCGAGGACATCATCGGGCGCGTGGTGGAGGCCGACTACAAGGCGCTCTGCGTCACGGTGGACGTGCAGCACTACAGCCGCCGCGAGCGCGTGATGGTCGAGCGGTGGGTGCAGCCGACGCGGCGCGCGCCGCGCGACCCGTACTACGGCGCGGCGCTGACGTGGGACCTGATGGACCGCATCCGCGACCTGGCGGGGCTGCCCTTCATGATCAAGGGCATCGCGACGGTGGAGGACGCACTGATCGCCGTCGACCACGGCGTGGACGTCATCTGGGTGTCGAACCACGGCGGCCGGCAGCTCGACCACGGGCTCGGCTCCATGGAGGTGCTGCAGGAGATCGTCGAGGCCGTGGACGGCCGCGCCGAGGTCATCGTCGACGGCGGCGTTCTGCGGGGCAGCGACGTGCTGAAGGCGGTTGCGCTGGGCGCGAAGGCCGTCGCCATCGGCAAGCTGCAGGCGTGGGGGCTCTCGGCGGCGGGCAGCGACGGCGTGGTGAACATGCTGCAGATCCTCGAGGACGAGATGCGAAGCGCGATGGGTCTGCTGGGCGTCACGTCGATGGACGAGCTCGGGCCGGAGTTCGTCACCAAGACGGACGCCGTCGTCACCTCGCCTCACGAGATGAGCGCGTGGGTGAACATGCCGTCTGATCGGATAGGGTAG